Proteins from a genomic interval of Rhodococcoides fascians A25f:
- the nudC gene encoding NAD(+) diphosphatase — protein sequence MPKFHLAHPPRLSRSPLNRAEELRRDTAALAAGWSTGRLLNVDGRGRFGVDEDGLVLTPAVDVAPEPTADAVFLGIHGDRHVWTRRVEIVEGTLGDLRTDGDRLDGTALSMVTGALAILNWHASAQFSSLDGAPSVLSNAGWSRTSTSTGHEEFPRTDPAVICLVHDGGDRVLLARAPAWPERRFSVLAGFVEAGESLETCVAREIKEEVGLDVSDIDYLGSQPWPFPRSVMIGFSAVADPEQPLLFQDGEIAEAHWFDRAEVVAALELGDWGSDSTSRLLLPGSISIARGMLEAWAATG from the coding sequence GTGCCGAAATTCCACCTCGCTCACCCACCTCGCCTCTCCCGGTCACCGCTGAACAGGGCCGAGGAATTACGCCGAGACACCGCCGCACTCGCAGCAGGCTGGTCGACCGGCCGACTGCTGAACGTGGACGGCAGAGGCAGATTCGGCGTCGACGAGGACGGCTTGGTCCTCACTCCCGCCGTCGATGTTGCACCGGAACCCACCGCTGATGCGGTCTTTCTCGGAATCCACGGGGACCGGCACGTATGGACCAGGCGGGTGGAGATCGTGGAGGGCACGCTCGGCGACCTACGTACCGACGGTGATCGCCTGGACGGCACTGCACTGTCGATGGTGACCGGTGCGCTGGCGATCCTCAATTGGCATGCGAGCGCGCAGTTCAGCTCGCTCGACGGCGCGCCGTCGGTTCTGTCGAACGCGGGCTGGTCTCGCACCAGTACGTCCACCGGCCACGAGGAATTTCCTCGTACCGATCCCGCAGTGATCTGTCTGGTCCACGACGGCGGCGACAGAGTGCTGCTGGCACGCGCACCGGCCTGGCCCGAGCGGCGATTCTCGGTTCTGGCGGGTTTCGTCGAGGCCGGCGAATCCCTGGAAACGTGTGTGGCGCGGGAGATCAAGGAAGAAGTCGGCCTCGACGTCTCCGACATCGACTACCTGGGTAGCCAGCCGTGGCCGTTCCCGCGTTCGGTGATGATCGGGTTCTCGGCTGTCGCCGACCCGGAGCAGCCGTTGCTTTTCCAGGACGGCGAGATTGCCGAAGCCCACTGGTTCGATCGAGCCGAGGTTGTCGCGGCGCTGGAGCTGGGGGATTGGGGATCGGACTCGACCTCCCGATTGCTGCTCCCCGGTTCCATCTCGATCGCGCGCGGAATGCTCGAAGCGTGGGCGGCCACGGGCTGA
- a CDS encoding potassium channel family protein: protein MAGRLRARLSDSGALTDKPDFALVGVLRVPELESSPWSAIYKRVLMALGILFLAAFVVYLDRDGYSDNQNGELSFLDAFYYATVSLSTTGYGDIAPMSPSARLVNILVITPLRVLFLILLVGTTLSVLTERSRQAFKIQRWRRSVRNHTVVIGFGTKGRTAVDAMLGDGVPASDIVVVDTDQTVLDAASALGLVTVHGSATKSDVLRLTGAQHASAIIVATNRDDTAVLVTLTAREIAPKAKIVAAIREAENTHLLRQSGADSVVVSSETAGRLLGIATSTPSVVEMIEDLLTPEAGFAIAEREVERDEVGGSPRHLTDIVLGVVRGGKLFRVGTPEVDAVEASDRLLYIRRVGE from the coding sequence GTGGCAGGTAGGTTGCGAGCGCGCCTGAGCGACAGTGGCGCGCTGACCGACAAGCCCGACTTCGCGCTCGTCGGAGTGCTCCGAGTCCCGGAGCTGGAATCGAGTCCGTGGAGCGCGATCTACAAACGGGTACTGATGGCGCTCGGCATCCTGTTTCTCGCAGCGTTCGTCGTATACCTCGACCGTGACGGTTACAGCGACAACCAGAACGGCGAACTGTCCTTCCTGGACGCGTTCTACTACGCGACGGTATCGCTGTCGACGACGGGATACGGTGACATCGCGCCGATGAGCCCGTCGGCGCGGCTGGTCAATATTCTTGTCATCACACCACTTCGGGTCCTGTTCCTCATTCTGCTGGTCGGAACGACGCTGTCGGTTCTCACCGAGCGGTCCAGGCAAGCATTCAAAATTCAGCGATGGAGACGCAGCGTGCGCAATCACACCGTGGTCATCGGTTTCGGCACCAAGGGCCGAACCGCAGTCGACGCGATGCTCGGAGACGGCGTACCGGCGTCCGACATCGTCGTTGTCGACACCGATCAGACGGTGCTCGATGCCGCGTCGGCTCTGGGCTTGGTCACCGTCCACGGCTCGGCGACCAAGTCCGACGTGCTCAGACTCACCGGGGCCCAGCATGCGTCGGCCATCATCGTGGCGACCAACCGAGACGACACAGCCGTGCTGGTGACTCTGACCGCCCGCGAGATCGCTCCCAAGGCCAAGATCGTCGCGGCCATCAGGGAAGCGGAGAACACCCACCTGCTGCGTCAGTCCGGTGCCGATTCGGTGGTCGTTTCCTCCGAGACCGCCGGCCGGTTGCTCGGCATCGCCACCTCCACACCGTCCGTGGTGGAGATGATCGAGGACTTGTTGACGCCGGAGGCAGGCTTCGCGATCGCCGAGCGCGAAGTCGAGCGCGACGAGGTGGGCGGCTCGCCGCGGCACCTCACCGACATTGTGCTCGGAGTTGTGCGGGGCGGCAAACTCTTCCGGGTCGGCACCCCGGAAGTCGATGCCGTCGAGGCGTCCGATCGCCTGCTGTACATCCGTCGTGTGGGTGAGTAA
- a CDS encoding DoxX family protein gives MTQRPSQAAALRLAGLLTGAGILHFVTPTFFDAQVPTALPGSARTYTQVSGVAELAVAATLATPRTRRLGGALAAALFVAVFPANINLAWKYVQSSKTSPALKAAMIARLPLQIPLVTEALKARRNA, from the coding sequence ATGACACAGCGACCAAGTCAGGCAGCCGCACTGCGCCTCGCCGGACTGCTCACCGGAGCCGGCATTCTCCATTTCGTCACCCCGACGTTCTTCGACGCGCAGGTTCCGACGGCACTGCCGGGTTCGGCTCGCACGTACACCCAGGTATCGGGAGTCGCCGAGCTCGCGGTGGCCGCAACACTTGCCACGCCTCGCACCCGCCGCCTGGGCGGCGCACTCGCGGCCGCGCTGTTCGTTGCCGTCTTCCCCGCCAACATCAACCTCGCATGGAAGTACGTGCAGAGCTCCAAGACTTCACCGGCGCTCAAAGCAGCCATGATCGCCCGTCTGCCACTGCAGATCCCACTGGTCACCGAGGCTCTGAAGGCTCGTCGGAACGCGTAG